The following proteins are encoded in a genomic region of Rattus rattus isolate New Zealand chromosome 2, Rrattus_CSIRO_v1, whole genome shotgun sequence:
- the Kcnip2 gene encoding Kv channel-interacting protein 2 isoform X1 yields the protein MRGQGRKESLSESRDLDGSYDQLTGHPPGPSKKALKQRFLKLLPCCGPQALPSVSETLAAPASLRPHRPRPLDPDSVEDEFELSTVCHRPEGLEQLQEQTKFTRRELQVLYRGFKNECPSGIVNEENFKQIYSQFFPQGDSSNYATFLFNAFDTNHDGSVSFEDFVAGLSVILRGTIDDRLSWAFNLYDLNKDGCITKEEMLDIMKSIYDMMGKYTYPALREEAPREHVESFFQKMDRNKDGVVTIEEFIESCQQDENIMRSMQLFDNVI from the exons ATGCGGGGCCAAGGCAGAAAGGAGAGTTTGTCCGAATCCCGAGATCTGGACGGCTCCTATGACCAGCTTACGG gccaCCCTCCAGGGCCCAGTAAAAAAGCCCTGAAGCAGCGTTTCCTCAAGCTGCTGCCGTGCTGCGGGCCCCAAGCCCTGCCCTCAGTCAGTGAAA CATTAgctgccccagcctccctccGCCCCCACAGACCCCGCCCGCTGGACCCAG ACAGCGTAGAGGATGAGTTTGAATTATCCACGGTGTGTCACCGGCCTGAGGGCCTGGAACAACTCCAGGAACAGACCAAGTTCACACGCAGAGAGCTGCAGGTCCTGTACCGAGGCTTCAAGAAC GAATGCCCCAGCGGGATTGTCAACGAGGAGAACTTCAAGCAGATTTATTCTCAGTTCTTTCCCCAAGGAG ATTCCAGCAACTATGCTACTTTTCTCTTCAATGCCTTTGACACCAACCACGATGGCTCTGTCAGTTTTGAG GACTTTGTGGCTGGTTTGTCGGTGATTCTTCGGGGGACCATAGATGATAGACTGAGCTGGGCCTTCAACTTATATGACCTCAACAAGGATGGCTGTATCACAAAGGAG GAAATGCTTGACATTATGAAGTCCATCTATGACATGATGGGCAAGTACACATACCCTGCCCTCCGGGAGGAGGCCCCAAGAGAACACGTGGAGAGCTTCTTCCAG AAGATGGACAGGAACAAGGATGGCGTGGTGACCATCGAGGAATTCATCGAGTCTTGTCAACAG GACGAGAACATCATGAGGTCCATGCAGCTCTTTGATAATGTCATCTAG
- the Kcnip2 gene encoding Kv channel-interacting protein 2 isoform X4 — MRGQGRKESLSESRDLDGSYDQLTGHPPGPSKKALKQRFLKLLPCCGPQALPSVSEIGLVFCCRLLGDNSLPSALAAPASLRPHRPRPLDPDSVEDEFELSTVCHRPEGLEQLQEQTKFTRRELQVLYRGFKNECPSGIVNEENFKQIYSQFFPQGDSSNYATFLFNAFDTNHDGSVSFEDFVAGLSVILRGTIDDRLSWAFNLYDLNKDGCITKEEMLDIMKSIYDMMGKYTYPALREEAPREHVESFFQKMDRNKDGVVTIEEFIESCQQDENIMRSMQLFDNVI, encoded by the exons ATGCGGGGCCAAGGCAGAAAGGAGAGTTTGTCCGAATCCCGAGATCTGGACGGCTCCTATGACCAGCTTACGG gccaCCCTCCAGGGCCCAGTAAAAAAGCCCTGAAGCAGCGTTTCCTCAAGCTGCTGCCGTGCTGCGGGCCCCAAGCCCTGCCCTCAGTCAGTGAAA TCGGCCTTGTCTTCTGCTGCCGCCTTCTCGGTGACAATTCGCTCCCTTCAGCATTAgctgccccagcctccctccGCCCCCACAGACCCCGCCCGCTGGACCCAG ACAGCGTAGAGGATGAGTTTGAATTATCCACGGTGTGTCACCGGCCTGAGGGCCTGGAACAACTCCAGGAACAGACCAAGTTCACACGCAGAGAGCTGCAGGTCCTGTACCGAGGCTTCAAGAAC GAATGCCCCAGCGGGATTGTCAACGAGGAGAACTTCAAGCAGATTTATTCTCAGTTCTTTCCCCAAGGAG ATTCCAGCAACTATGCTACTTTTCTCTTCAATGCCTTTGACACCAACCACGATGGCTCTGTCAGTTTTGAG GACTTTGTGGCTGGTTTGTCGGTGATTCTTCGGGGGACCATAGATGATAGACTGAGCTGGGCCTTCAACTTATATGACCTCAACAAGGATGGCTGTATCACAAAGGAG GAAATGCTTGACATTATGAAGTCCATCTATGACATGATGGGCAAGTACACATACCCTGCCCTCCGGGAGGAGGCCCCAAGAGAACACGTGGAGAGCTTCTTCCAG AAGATGGACAGGAACAAGGATGGCGTGGTGACCATCGAGGAATTCATCGAGTCTTGTCAACAG GACGAGAACATCATGAGGTCCATGCAGCTCTTTGATAATGTCATCTAG
- the Kcnip2 gene encoding Kv channel-interacting protein 2 isoform X2, whose product MRGQGRKESLSESRDLDGSYDQLTGHPPGPSKKALKQRFLKLLPCCGPQALPSVSENSVEDEFELSTVCHRPEGLEQLQEQTKFTRRELQVLYRGFKNECPSGIVNEENFKQIYSQFFPQGDSSNYATFLFNAFDTNHDGSVSFEDFVAGLSVILRGTIDDRLSWAFNLYDLNKDGCITKEEMLDIMKSIYDMMGKYTYPALREEAPREHVESFFQKMDRNKDGVVTIEEFIESCQQDENIMRSMQLFDNVI is encoded by the exons ATGCGGGGCCAAGGCAGAAAGGAGAGTTTGTCCGAATCCCGAGATCTGGACGGCTCCTATGACCAGCTTACGG gccaCCCTCCAGGGCCCAGTAAAAAAGCCCTGAAGCAGCGTTTCCTCAAGCTGCTGCCGTGCTGCGGGCCCCAAGCCCTGCCCTCAGTCAGTGAAA ACAGCGTAGAGGATGAGTTTGAATTATCCACGGTGTGTCACCGGCCTGAGGGCCTGGAACAACTCCAGGAACAGACCAAGTTCACACGCAGAGAGCTGCAGGTCCTGTACCGAGGCTTCAAGAAC GAATGCCCCAGCGGGATTGTCAACGAGGAGAACTTCAAGCAGATTTATTCTCAGTTCTTTCCCCAAGGAG ATTCCAGCAACTATGCTACTTTTCTCTTCAATGCCTTTGACACCAACCACGATGGCTCTGTCAGTTTTGAG GACTTTGTGGCTGGTTTGTCGGTGATTCTTCGGGGGACCATAGATGATAGACTGAGCTGGGCCTTCAACTTATATGACCTCAACAAGGATGGCTGTATCACAAAGGAG GAAATGCTTGACATTATGAAGTCCATCTATGACATGATGGGCAAGTACACATACCCTGCCCTCCGGGAGGAGGCCCCAAGAGAACACGTGGAGAGCTTCTTCCAG AAGATGGACAGGAACAAGGATGGCGTGGTGACCATCGAGGAATTCATCGAGTCTTGTCAACAG GACGAGAACATCATGAGGTCCATGCAGCTCTTTGATAATGTCATCTAG
- the Kcnip2 gene encoding Kv channel-interacting protein 2 isoform X3, producing MRGQGRKESLSESRDLDGSYDQLTDSVEDEFELSTVCHRPEGLEQLQEQTKFTRRELQVLYRGFKNECPSGIVNEENFKQIYSQFFPQGDSSNYATFLFNAFDTNHDGSVSFEDFVAGLSVILRGTIDDRLSWAFNLYDLNKDGCITKEEMLDIMKSIYDMMGKYTYPALREEAPREHVESFFQKMDRNKDGVVTIEEFIESCQQDENIMRSMQLFDNVI from the exons ATGCGGGGCCAAGGCAGAAAGGAGAGTTTGTCCGAATCCCGAGATCTGGACGGCTCCTATGACCAGCTTACGG ACAGCGTAGAGGATGAGTTTGAATTATCCACGGTGTGTCACCGGCCTGAGGGCCTGGAACAACTCCAGGAACAGACCAAGTTCACACGCAGAGAGCTGCAGGTCCTGTACCGAGGCTTCAAGAAC GAATGCCCCAGCGGGATTGTCAACGAGGAGAACTTCAAGCAGATTTATTCTCAGTTCTTTCCCCAAGGAG ATTCCAGCAACTATGCTACTTTTCTCTTCAATGCCTTTGACACCAACCACGATGGCTCTGTCAGTTTTGAG GACTTTGTGGCTGGTTTGTCGGTGATTCTTCGGGGGACCATAGATGATAGACTGAGCTGGGCCTTCAACTTATATGACCTCAACAAGGATGGCTGTATCACAAAGGAG GAAATGCTTGACATTATGAAGTCCATCTATGACATGATGGGCAAGTACACATACCCTGCCCTCCGGGAGGAGGCCCCAAGAGAACACGTGGAGAGCTTCTTCCAG AAGATGGACAGGAACAAGGATGGCGTGGTGACCATCGAGGAATTCATCGAGTCTTGTCAACAG GACGAGAACATCATGAGGTCCATGCAGCTCTTTGATAATGTCATCTAG